A window of the Plasmodium vivax chromosome 12, whole genome shotgun sequence genome harbors these coding sequences:
- a CDS encoding hypothetical protein, conserved (encoded by transcript PVX_116950A) encodes MGVLKSIFYPNIIPRIKNEIKGYNINKSVKKALVSDTGILTIHFWAPTFKWSISLANIVDINRDPKLLSLPQQFAICLTGMLFTRFAYVIRPRNYNLLTINFFMSLTALYQIARIANYKYNTEYKSGGTGEKKEGEQ; translated from the exons atgggggtgctcaaaagtattttttaccCGAACATCATACCAAGGAtcaaaaacgaaattaaGGGCTACAACATCAATAAGAGTGTGAAGAAGGCACTGG TGTCCGATACAGGCATCCTGACCATCCACTTCTGGGCCCCCACATTTAAATGGTCCATCTCTCTGGCGAACATCGTAGACATAAATAGGGACCCCAAGCTGCTTTCCCTGCCGCAGCAGTTTG CCATATGTCTGACCGGGATGCTCTTCACAAGATTCGCCTACGTCATTAGGCCGCGAAATTACAATTTGCTGACCA TAAACTTCTTCATGAGCTTAACGGCGCTATACCAAATTGCGCGCATCGCGAATTATAAGTATAACACGGAGTATAAAAGTGGGGGCACTG